The stretch of DNA TCAGGAAGTAGGAAAATTTCAACGTAAAGGTTCCTGGGGCGACCGTCTAAGCGAACGGGAAGTTCTTTAGCTCCGAGGACGGTGACGATCAGCTGACGGCCGAGTTTATCGTACCACAGCTTCGCCTGcgaaaaagaaaacccaaaaacGGATTCACCTCAACATAGTTCTAAACCGGAACGACGGTCAAGGGGACCTTTGTCTCGCTCACCTGAAGTCTGGGAAGCAGAAGGTGCTAAACGACAACGGCAAACATTTCAGCCAATAGCTCTGGAGGACCACCACGTCGCGGTTCAGTTAGACTTACCGAGACCTGTTCTCGAATAGCCGAGGTGTTCATGGGAGGGTCGAAGGAACCGGAACCTGTTTGGAAGAAAATACTTAAGAGCACTGCTTTGGAAAGCAATGAAGTTCAAAACTTCAACTAACTGGAATCCAGCTGGCGATGCGAGGACTCCGCAGATCTGGAAACAAATCACAGTGTCGGGCGCCGGGGGACGCCATGTTGGATTTCAGAGGAAGTGAGCTCACCCAATCGGTCGCGACACCAGCAACTCCACTCGCGGTTCAAATTTGGACTCGGAGATGATGTTGTAGACATCGTCGAAGGTGGCTCCTTGGAGAACGTGACCGTTCCACTCCACCACCTGATCACCTAaggcacgggtgtcaaagtggcggcccgggggccaaatctggcccgccgtatcattttgtgcggcccgagaaagtaaattacactggccgattttctgttttataatcaaattcaaatgaaggttATAGATGTGATGTTTAGAgaacatttcctgtttttccgctttttaaaatcaataattgcaatttttttaaatcccaaattgaattatttttctctttgtgttgtttttagtacaaaatgtatttttttaaatatctaaatattatatctaaatgttcattttatttttcactgtaaataaactgatttttaaaaacgcAATATTTACtcgttttcctttaaaaaacaaggtTAAAACATAatatagatttaatatttgcccttttctgattaaaaaaatgtaaataaatgtttaaaaaaaatacactacaagaaaatatttgcgattaagaggctcaaagagaaaatttgtacaaattttaattcccaaaaatgatctatcgatcagcaccatcggaaaagctgtcaattcgttaatcgattaatttcggCAGCCTAGTTTAAATCAAAACTACGACGTGGCTCACAACAAAAACCTAAGGTGTACCGAGACCACGCCCCCTTACTGGAAACAGCCAACCAATCTCAGAGTCTGGCGCTAGTGTTAAAGAAGCACCTTTGGAACTACAAACGTCAACATTTCGGATCCTAATCAGGTCACAATTCATCTGGTCTACTGAAAACTAGCATGCTATGCTAGTCCGAGATTGCTAATTCCCCTTACCCGCTCTCAGGTGACCCACGATATCCGCCAAACTTCCTTGTTTTACTTTAGTGATGAATGCGCACAGGTCACCGGAATCTGTCATCTTACCGCCAACCACCTGCAAGATTCCAAACAAGTCACCCACATTGAAAACAGCGTACGGAGGGACGGCGTGATGAAGACCGGCCTTGAGTCCGAGCAGCGCGCCGGCGTCCGTGTCAACGGATCCGTCTTTGGCGCTTTTGTTGAGCAGAATTCGGCCGACCAGGCGTTCGCCGTCGGCGGACGGTTGCCACGACACCTGCTACCGGAAGTGAAAAGATGAGCCTCAAGTGACCGAGATGACGAAGCGCTAGCGAAGAGCCATCTTTACCGTGGGCGCCGAGGTAGGTTCGCCGCGATCGCACCAATGGCCGCGCTCCATGTCGTCCCCTGGCGAGACTACGGTCAAAAAATTGTCCTCGACGCAATGCAGCCATCTTTCATCCGGACCTCCCGTTCCGATGCCATATCCCAGAAATCAGGAGAAGAGTTGCAAGTGAGCAGCCATCTTGTTTCTATTTTGGCGATCTCCCAGCACGCCGCCAGCTAATCTATCTCCCGCGCTGCTAATCCAATTGAAAGCGAGATACCACCGCCAGGAAGAAAAACAATCCCGACGTTCATTTTCTTTGTGTTACCGGAGACCGATCCGTTCCTGGgatggagttttttttcccttcctatCGGAGTGGGGGGCTTCACGGCCGAATTGGACCGGAACGCCTTGCCCTTAGCGGAAAGATCCCGGATCAGAGCTCGTAATAATCCCGACCGACCGGCGGTCCAATCGCAGACGATTGGGACAAATTGTCACTGTGACGCTTGACTTCTGGAACGTGATTCACCTCTGAACTCTATTTGCAAGTGCTGAAGAAAATGCCAAACACCACAAACactacaaaaacatgcactttTTACAGTGTTGAAAAGGGAAACCTTACTATTCTGGTGTCCAGGCGCTTCATTTCGTCGTCCAAAACACGCAAAACGGATCGCCGACACCGCCAAGCGCCATCAGCGTAGTTGCGGCCCGATGCCCAAACCGCCTCCCATCTACCCGCGGCTCCGCCCCCTCAACGTTAATTCCTGCTCGTTTTCTCGCTGACCGAAGTGTCGTCTGCTTGGCGGCGCCGCGACGCGTGCCAGACGTCCTCGCTATCCCACGGTGCGTTGCGTCATACCTGCTACCATAGGACCTTGTgtctagttagcattagctacATTTAGCAGTGCTAAGCTTTTGCAAGCGGACCAATTTGCAAAGCTGTTAATCTCATTAAAGCGCCTGAGTGTGTGGaggtgtttgcatttttttgctcatgCTATTAATGGCATGTAATTACCGTGTTAGTTTAGTGaggtttcattttattttaacactCGCCAGAGTGGAAATCGTGTTAAAGATGAGAAGTGAAAGGGACATTTGACGTGGCGACCAGTCACGTGGTCTGAAGCGGATTATTCTCAGCGTTTGGGTTTGCCGGATGAAGACGAGCGCGTGGGTGCTGTTAGCTCTGGCGCTGGCGTGTCTGCGGGACGCCGAGTGCATCCCGCCCACGCTCGCCAGCGCCATGGAAGGAAATGGCAGGTTACCCGCCGACCTCGGGCCACAACAACGTGACCTCTCGGCCCCGGGCCGCCTTCCCGGACTTTGTCGGCGCTTGAGAAAGCGTCGCCTCGGCTACCTGGTAAATGCTTGTTGCCACTTTCTCGCCGTTAATACCTTAGCGTATCAACGCTTTGTCTCCATAGTGTCACAAGGGGAACTACTGTTGGTTGGGGCAGAGCCAGAGGCGGAGTCAGAGCGGCCAGGTGTGCCGATGTCCGAGAGGTTCCACGTGTTTGCGGGTATTCATTCACAGTCTCTGAACGCCGTTGGAACGTCTTCTGTCAACCTGTTAGCATGTTAGCGTCCTTGACAACAAAAAGCAGTGGGTCACATGGAAAGATTTGAGGGTGGGGAGGGCGTCTCAGGACCCTTCAGcataaaaaaacgaaaatgtctAATCACATACTGTATACGTATAAATTGAATTGTGATTTCCTGACAGGCATAACATTGTCTTCttcttagcatttttttaattgcagacTAGCTAAATATGTAAGCTAGAGTGTGACACTTAATGCTGACTACCTACTAGACTCTAGTCTAGTCTATTAATCAACAGTGTCTAGTAACTAGACAATGTTGATTAATATGATTACGCTGTTATTTGTGTGCTTGATTATTATTGTCGAGGGGATCATGACAGTGTATCGATTGTGACTAAAAAATATTGCCATTAAAGAGATTTGAAAGGTTTCCTGCAACACgctcttattttgaaggaaCTTTGGGGGATGTCACGCGGCGGCCATTACGGAAACTCGCGCATCTCGCTTTGCTTGTTTTTGTCGTGTTGGTCGTGACCAGACTTTTCTCTTTTCCGAGTCGTCACGTTTGTTTATCCTCCTGTTTTGGAATTGGAAACGTaagattttgtttaaaaatttgGAAAGTCAACTTTACACTTGACACTCAAAGAACGACTAGGCCTGCGTTTGAGGTGAGTGAGCTAATTAAGCTTACGAGGGCATGTGTGTAGCATTAAGCTCTTTGTCATTGACGACATCGCCTTTTCTTTGaccacagaaaaagacattccgTTGAAGAATTCTTATCTTATTCAACTTCTAATAAATGAAAGTgccgtttttttaaatcgttTGACACGAGAAATGTATGTATCCGCTCACGAAACGAGAAATGTATATATCCGCTCGCGTCAGCGCATTCGCCATATTGGATGTGGCAGACCACCTGAGTACAAGTCAATGGCCTAAATCCCAGCTGGGATTTCTACGTACCACGACACGTCCGAGACGGGCTCTTAACGCTAAATGTCAAAGTTCACAATGACTTTTGCTCTGTTTCAAGCTTGACAGCTGTCGGCGGGCATACGCGATGGAAAGCCGGTGCGGCCCCCCTTGACGACCCCGGACCAGCTTTAAGCGCCATGGAGACCTCTCGCTGGCGGGCCCCGCTGGCATGCTGCCGTCCACGTGCGCTGGTCCTTCACGCGCTCTTCTGGGCTCTCGTGGCACTCAGGTGGGTCCCGATTGCCCCGCTATCCAGATGTGGCCTTTGACGGGGTCTTCGGACGTTCGGTTTCACGCTCCCGGTCTTGCGTTGATCTTTTTCCAGAGTGTTTGGCGCCGCATTGCTGGCCGAAGACAAACTCGCAGGTAATGCAGGACACAAATGACATCAACGGGCTTTGTAAGATGAGAAATCTCGGTTGAGGGATGCTCTAGTTTTGTGGTTTTGCATTCCGCAGGGGTCAAAGCCGCTGTCTCCCCCTGCTGGCTGCTGGAGGACTTTGTGGTGACGGGCGAGTGCTTACAGTGCGATGATTTCCAGACGGTACGGCCGTAcgtttgtgactttttttttaacgtgtcAGTCACAACAATGACATTTTATCTTCAGAAGACACAGTCAGCGTGCAGCCAGACGGGTTACGTGGAAAAAGTCAACTGCACCAAGTCCAGCCGGGACGACTACAAAAGGTGGGTGGTCTCGCCCGGACCAGGCGACGTCTGGCACGTTTTATAAAAAAACCTCGCCGTCCTTTTAGCTGTCGCTCGGCCGTCACGGAAGAACACCGCTTCTGGAAGTTCGAAGCGGCCGCTTTGTCCTCGACGGCCCTGTCGGCCATCTTTGTGGTCCTGCGGCAGCGTCGGCTCGACCGACTCGCTTCCGAGAAAGTCCGCCGGCAGATTGAGTCCATATAGCGCCAAATTAATCGGAATTTATGGATGCAAAAagacttgggggggggggggtcaggaCACGGAAGCAAAAGCGAACTTCTGAGAAAAGATTTTAGACTCGTAGGAGTTgaaaccagctgtcaatttggacatttaaaaaaaaattgagatagtTATGTAATTCAGGATGGTGAAAGgaaatttcacaaaaaaaaggcTTCTTTGTGTAACAAAACCACTCCAATGGAAGAAATTAAAAGCCCATTGGGGAATAAGTTAGTCCctgtgttttgttatctgaatgtACATTGTTTCCAAACAGCCAATAATCATTCTTGACCAGTATAAAACAAAATCgattttatttgtataaaatattAGAAAGGACAAGATAAAAGAGATTAAAGTTGGAAAAATCAAGGATAGGTCAGATCAGTTGATGGGCTGGTAGTCGGCTGGGACCGCCGACCTCTTGCGTGCCGCCACGTAGACTCCGCCCATCATCagcatgagcagcggcgcgccTAGGCCCGCCGCCAAGACGGCCACCACCAGCGGGGAGAATGCGTCGACGGGGGGTCGGCCCACGCCCACCGTGGCAGTCCTGTCGGGCCACCCGGAGAAAGACCGTCCGTAAGAAGACGACGCCTTTCCCACCGCGGCGCGGCGACTCACCAGCTGAGGAAGGCGGTGTCGTTGTAGGAGGGCCCGACCGTCAAACCGAAGCTTAAATTGAGCCCGAAGTCGCGGAGGTCGTCACGGAAGAAAGCCCGCACCAGGCTGCTGAGCTCGGCCAACGTCCGCCCGCTCCCGGCCCGTGGTTCCGAATGGCGGCACGGCACGGCGTCCTCCGGCATGGGCGCCGCTCGCCGATACGCCACCTGCTTCCACGAGACGAAGCCACGCCCGTCGGCTCGGCTCTCGTCGCCGCTCGACGTCCACTCCGACGTCTGCGagggaggtcaaaggtcagacaaAAGCTCGGCCCACGTTTTCCCGACtcgtcaaaacaattgaaatctTGTCATTTTACCAATTCTTCCTCCTAATATGACATCGACaatattttaaacaattatTACCTTAAAGATGGACGGCGTGAACTCGTCGTCGATGGATCGGCGGATGCGGACGGCGTCCAGCGGAGACGCCCCGCCTAGCGTCCGCAGTTCCAACAGGAAGCGTGAGTTGACCGACCTGGCCGTTAGGGCGTCCAGCTGCAGCGCTAGCTGGGAGGAGTTGGCCGTGTGGAGGAGGCGGGGCCACGGCTCGGCGCGCCCTTCCGACTCGAACGCCGTGAGCTGCCGACGGACGGAAAGGGGAGAGCGGTGACGCGCCGACGACGCAACACGGGCCGAGGTCGGCCGGCGACGTACGTTCAGGCAAACGGAACCACCCGCCAAAGCGCCGCATAGTCGGGCTGCCGGCCCCGAGAGGACCATCGGAGACCAGGTGACCTCGTCCAGCCGGTAGGGCTCGAACGTGTCGAGCGTGTCGTTAACGTCCAGGTATTCCAACAGCTGACGAACAGACGTGATAACGTTAGTCCCggtagaaaaaaatagacagcGATACGAGTAAAAACCTGTCCCACCCTGGTAAAGACCACCGCCACGCCGCCAATCACGCTGCTCTCTGGCTCTACCCGCAGGCCGCCACTGGTGTTGCCACTCAAGAAAAGCGTCCAGTTCACCTGAAGTGGGTGAAAAGTTGAAGGgtgattggggggggggggtctataAGCGAGACGTGACGTCACTCACCTTGACGTAAGAGGACGTGAGATTGGTGTGGACCAGCAGGAGCGTGGGCGCCCCCTGGCTACAGAAAAGGAAGTGCAGGGTGTCGTTGTCGCCCAGCGCCCTAATGTGCAACAGGTCTCCCCCCGGAGGGCGGCTCGACGAGCCCGGGTTCAACTCTACAGACAGCTGGTGACGTCAGTACAAGCCATATTAATCACCGCGCTCGAGCACGTGAGTAACAGCATTCAACAAAATGAGCGCGACTCGGCCAAGACGATAGAAGTTTGAAAAAGTTCATGTTTTCTTACTTTTCTGCTGAAAGAGGCACATAAAGCCGGTAGGATGGCGCACAGGAGCAAAGCGGAGCCCCCGATCCTTGCAGCCGCCATCTTTGTTGTGATTAGTCACGTGAGTCGGTGCGAGACGTACGTCAGCTGACCGCAAAAGCAGGCCGCTCCCCCTCGCgcactatttttttcccaaaataaaaacatcgaGGTATTTATGAACATAATATAAATTGTGTATAATGAAGGAATAGATAACTCGGCTTTTTGCTTAGCTTTTGTGAAAAGCATAAatctgttaaaaataaaaacatcgaGGTATTTATGAACataatagtagtataaaattGTGTATAATGATTTTGTGAAAAGCATAAATCTGTTCTAGAATTGCAAACTGCGACATGGGttgacattttatatttattatatgtttACTACTGGTTTTCATTCCCGTATATGTGAATTTGATTGTCAAAATTTGTATTATATGCTTGGAAGTCTGTGGCGGAAGAGAAGTACATTGGAAAGTGATGTCATCAACACGCGACGATTTAGTTGCTGCGCATTTGCTTGTTCGGAATTTTCCACCACATTTGCCCGACCACtctttaaggttttttttcgggTGCACTCGGTGGGGGGCTTCGTATTAAAACTTTTTGGGAGACGGCGAAAAGCCAGGAACATTTTGGCGGTGGTGCGCCGTTTCTTGGACGGATGGCATATCAGAGAAGTTCGCTGGAAGGCTCGCTGCTGGCGGCCAGCAACGTCCCGGCCTTCCTAACCAAGCTGTGGACTTTGGTGGAAGACCCCGACACGGACGCGCTCATCTGCTGGAGCCCGGTACGAGCGACAATTTATTCGCAGTTCGAATTTCGCCCACTCGAGGCCGAGTCACACTGGAACAGATTAGCCGCTAACTACGGGGGCTATATACTTCTATATTGCAAAGCTGTTTCGTGCTCAGCTTTAGTCCGAAAACGTTAGAAATAATGTCACTTTCAATTGACGAGTGCCATTTTCCATTAGCTCACTAACTCCATGTTTACATTCTTTGGCCCTTTTCtaaacctgatttttttcccttgttttgTTGATCCGTCAGAGCGGAAACAGTTTCCATGTCTACGATCAGGGGCGTTTCTCCAAAGAGGTCCTCCCCAAATTTTTCAAGCACAACAACATGGCCAGCTTCATCCGACAGCTCAACATGTGTAAGTAGCGACCACGGCGCCCCAAGTCCGCGCTTCGTCGCCTCTGAATCCCTCGGCTTGTCCCCCCTCCTAGACGGCTTCCGTAAGGTGGTCCATATGGAGCAGGGCGGCTTGCTGAAACCCGAGAAAGACGACACCGAGTTCCAACACCCCTTCTTTGTCCGAGGCCAGGAGCGCATGCTGGAGAACATCAAGCGCAAAGTCACCAACGTGTGTATGCGGGTACGCGCCCCGTCAACGCCAGCCGGGTAACACCCGTTCCTCTTTTAGGTGTCTTCGGCGCGTCAGGACGAAGGCCAGATCTCCTCGCAGGGGGTCGGCAAGCTTCTCGACGACGTGCAGGCCATGAAGGGGAAACAGGAGAACATGGACTCCAAAATCAACGCCAtgaaaaagtaccgtattttcacgactatacggcgcatcgtatttttagccgcagtgtcaataacgagtgctatttcagtattttacacacacaaaggacgcaccgtttttatagacgcagccaggcatggcaaaacatacaccagcttaaacatacacgctacacccacacgctaaaaacacgtttttaaaaaggcaacggaagcaatactgagttcggttgtactttatgtagccattttacaacttactcacgtcatcatcacccacaaatccatcacagtcctcattttctgtgtccgaattgaacaattgtccaaataagTCATCGAAAactctgagttttatacgttcgttcaggcggccacaatccattcgcaaatagtagctagctagtagctagcgtaactattccaacgctgctttccatgctttgtaaagctgtgttgatgtcgatgtatacaggccacaatccattcgcaaatagtagctagcaagtagctagcgtaacttttccaacgctgctttgcATGcatcgtaaagctgtgttgatgtcgatgtatacaggccacaatccattgggtgtattgacaaaagaactacatatcccagcagtcactgcgcagtactttttctacggggaaaatagtagagtcagtcgggggctgcttgccgtagttgtgagagctgtagaggatggtgtaccctatccactgatttattttattttatcgggataacaattttagtattggtccatatataaagcgcactggattataaggcgccctgtctattagttggagaaaatggaagacttttatgtgcgccttatagtcgtgaaaatacggtatgatgttttgttttgttttaatcgtAAAGGAACTCAAAAAGcatctttttgtgttgttttcagCGAGAACGAGGCTTTGTGGAGACAGGTGGTATATCTGAGACAAAAACACGCTCAACAGCAGAAAATGGTCAACAAGGTGAAAACACTCCCGTTTGCGTCACCACGTCGGCGTTCTTTGGAAGATCATGCCCGACCGAGTTTGTCCCCCTGCAGTTGATCCAGTTCCTGGTGTCGCTGGTCCAGTCCAACCGGATCATGGGAGTCAAGAGAAAACTGCGAGTCTACGTCCGCCGTACCTTCTGTGTCGCCCCCGCCGTGGTCTGACTTTGTCTTTTATGCCCGCCCGCAGCCCCCTGATGCTCAATGACGCCGGCTCCGCCCACTCCCTGCCCAAGTACGCTCGGCCCTTCTCCGTGCAGGCCGCGCCGTCCCTCCTCCCGGCGGAATCTTCCGGACCGGTCATCTCCGACGTGACGGAGCTGAGCTCCGCCGAAGAGGCTTTTGGCGATTGGATGGAGGCGGGGTAAGCGGGAAGCAAACCCATTTGACAGCTGCTGATTACACTATTAGACGAAAATAACTAGAAGAAGTGCGCCGTTTTTGGAGCGATGCTAACGCTAATTTACCTTATTTCAATGAGTAATCAATTATTTGGTTAGTAgagcactttttttcttttcacaatttaatattagtaataaataatgaaCCTGTCGAGTTTTTCGGGCATGTTTTCAgtaaaaaagaagctaaaattaatgagtaatattttttcaatacgTAAAACACATTTCGTTAAATAAAGATTCTGAGTATGAAACAAAATCTCAGGCAAAAtcatgttaatgtttttttttgaaagtgcTGCTTGTTGACTGTTAGAAATTAATTACTCGTCTAtatatttgaataaaaatgtatccGTTTTTGTTTAAACCAAGAATGTAGCACCAATgattaaaaagaagaagaagacaaaCTAAACTCAAtgaacaaaatgcattttctggAACACTTGACATATTTGAGCTATTCCATTTGCAACAACTTTTCTGGCAACTAGATGAGGTCATAAGGCATCATTAGGCTACACGATGACAAATTCAAACTTTATTCAAACGGACATTTACAATCTCCACATTTCGATTGATTCGCAAAGGAAAGCTTTTCTTTCATCGGCAAGCGCCACCGTCCAAGCCGAATCGTCCCCTCTTTCTCCCCTTTGAAGGAAAGCGAGCGGCGTCAAGGAGGAGGAGCCGCCGTCGACGCCCGAGCCGCTTCCGTCCGTAGACACGCCCCTTTCGCCCACCACCTTCATCAACTCCATCCTGCAGGACGAAGACACC from Stigmatopora argus isolate UIUO_Sarg chromosome 21, RoL_Sarg_1.0, whole genome shotgun sequence encodes:
- the jtb gene encoding protein JTB, whose translation is METSRWRAPLACCRPRALVLHALFWALVALRVFGAALLAEDKLAGVKAAVSPCWLLEDFVVTGECLQCDDFQTKTQSACSQTGYVEKVNCTKSSRDDYKSCRSAVTEEHRFWKFEAAALSSTALSAIFVVLRQRRLDRLASEKVRRQIESI
- the glmp gene encoding glycosylated lysosomal membrane protein, whose protein sequence is MAAARIGGSALLLCAILPALCASFSRKLSVELNPGSSSRPPGGDLLHIRALGDNDTLHFLFCSQGAPTLLLVHTNLTSSYVKVNWTLFLSGNTSGGLRVEPESSVIGGVAVVFTRLLEYLDVNDTLDTFEPYRLDEVTWSPMVLSGPAARLCGALAGGSVCLNLTAFESEGRAEPWPRLLHTANSSQLALQLDALTARSVNSRFLLELRTLGGASPLDAVRIRRSIDDEFTPSIFKTSEWTSSGDESRADGRGFVSWKQVAYRRAAPMPEDAVPCRHSEPRAGSGRTLAELSSLVRAFFRDDLRDFGLNLSFGLTVGPSYNDTAFLSWTATVGVGRPPVDAFSPLVVAVLAAGLGAPLLMLMMGGVYVAARKRSAVPADYQPIN
- the hsf1 gene encoding heat shock factor protein 1; the encoded protein is MAYQRSSLEGSLLAASNVPAFLTKLWTLVEDPDTDALICWSPSGNSFHVYDQGRFSKEVLPKFFKHNNMASFIRQLNMYGFRKVVHMEQGGLLKPEKDDTEFQHPFFVRGQERMLENIKRKVTNVSSARQDEGQISSQGVGKLLDDVQAMKGKQENMDSKINAMKNENEALWRQVVYLRQKHAQQQKMVNKLIQFLVSLVQSNRIMGVKRKLPLMLNDAGSAHSLPKYARPFSVQAAPSLLPAESSGPVISDVTELSSAEEAFGDWMEAGKASGVKEEEPPSTPEPLPSVDTPLSPTTFINSILQDEDTAEAVAITAARPRLPADMAPTCQTLACIDKSELSDHIETIDNNLENLQNILSNQTFTFDTSPLMELFNPTLPLGDFDVSALDTLLSDNFPKGAEESHDADKQLVQYAPAHHSEGGGPDLPSLLEPEAELFPTLDLGNDLNSDL